From Anomalospiza imberbis isolate Cuckoo-Finch-1a 21T00152 chromosome 22, ASM3175350v1, whole genome shotgun sequence, a single genomic window includes:
- the CBX1 gene encoding chromobox protein homolog 1, with product MGKKQNKKKVEEVLEEEEEEYVVEKVLDRRVVKGKVEYLLKWKGFSDEDNTWEPEENLDCPDLIAEFLQSQKTAHESEKSEGSKRKAESDTEDKGEESKPKKKKEESEKPRGFARGFEPERIIGATDSSGELMFLMKWKNSDEADLVPAKEANIKCPQVVISFYEERLTWHSYPSEDDDKKEDKN from the exons ATgggaaaaaagcagaacaagaaaaaggtggaagaggtgctggaggaggaggaggaggagtacGTGGTGGAAAAGGTCCTGGATCGGCGCGTGGTCAAGGGAAAGGTGGAATATCTGCTCAAGTGGAAGGGCTTCTCCGA CGAGGACAACACCTGGGAGCCCGAGGAGAACCTGGATTGCCCGGACCTGATCGCGGAATTCCTGCAATCCCAGAAAACCGCCCACGAGAGCGAGAAATCCGAGGGCAGCAAGCGCAAGGCCGAGTCGGACACGGAGGACAAAGGGGAGGAGagcaaaccaaagaaaaagaaggaagag tCGGAGAAACCGCGAGGCTTCGCCCGAGGCTTCGAGCCGGAGCGAATCATCGGAGCCACGGATTCCAGCGGGGAGCTGATGTTCCTGATGAAGTG GAAGAACTCGGACGAGGCCGACCTGGTGCCCGCCAAGGAAGCCAACATCAAGTGCCCGCAGGTGGTGATCTCGTTCTACGAGGAGAGGTTGACATGGCACTCCTACCCCTCAGAGGACGATGACAAGAAGGAGGACAAGAACTAA